CAGACCTCGTAATTCATGATATTGAACGCGCGGTAGTATTTGTCGTCATGCAGCAAGCCGAACAGTTCCAGCGATGCTCCTGTCGCCAACGCGTGCGTGTATTTCCCCGGAAAGAACATGACCGTCGGGCGGTCTTTCGCGGTGCTTTGCAGGTTGTTGAGTACGTTGTGCGACCGCAGGTAGGGGTAAACTTCGCCTACGCCTGACAGGAAGATCACGTCGTGCGGGACTTCTTCAATGCGCCGCCCAATCTCTGGAATGAGGTGCGCCTGCGGGTCCAGAACGCCCTGTAACAGCTCCTTGAGCTCCGCCTTTTCCGTTTCGGCTTCAACCTCAAGGATCTGCTCGAAGATTCCCCGGTCTTCGAGGATCCTGAGCGAAAGGTCATAGAGATCGATATCGAGGACGCGCACACCAGCGTGGCCCAGCCGGGCGATCAGATCCTCGCGATCCTCGCCCAGGCTCAGTCCGTCTTCGGCATCAAAGGCGCAGATGAAAAAGGGAACCTCGTTTCCCAACCCTTGCTTTTGCAGGAACCGTTTACTGGAAATCACTTTGAACAGGCGCTCGGCGCGGAAGCGCCGATCAGCTTTGGTTCTCACAATCACCCCCCATTTCCG
This portion of the Paracoccus sp. N5 genome encodes:
- a CDS encoding DUF1788 domain-containing protein translates to MRTKADRRFRAERLFKVISSKRFLQKQGLGNEVPFFICAFDAEDGLSLGEDREDLIARLGHAGVRVLDIDLYDLSLRILEDRGIFEQILEVEAETEKAELKELLQGVLDPQAHLIPEIGRRIEEVPHDVIFLSGVGEVYPYLRSHNVLNNLQSTAKDRPTVMFFPGKYTHALATGASLELFGLLHDDKYYRAFNIMNYEV